GATCTCGGAGGAGGTCGTCACCGCCGGGCAGGCGCCGATCCTGCTCTACGAGAAGGCCTCGTAGGGCCCCGGCGCGCCTTACAGCGGCAGCTCGTCGAGTTTGCGGGTGAGGGATGCCTCGCCGGTCTCGACGAGCGCGGGCGCGCCGCCGAGCGTGCAGGCCCTTCCGGCCGCGTTCGTGAACGTCAGCTCGTTGCCCGAGACGGTCCCCGTCAACTCCGTGGTCTCGAACGTCCGGCGGCAGCGGAAGATCATGCGCAGCGAGACCTTGACGCCGTTGACCGGGCCGGCGATGCTCTGGACCTCGCCGATGGGTGTCCACTCGGCCTCGCCCGCAACAAAGGAGTGAGGCTGATCGAGCCGGAGCGTCAGGTCGCCGCCGAGGGCGCCGCCGTTGGCGAACCGCAGCGAGAGGTTGCCCTCCCAGCGGCCCGAGAGGTCCTCCGGGCCGGAATTGCCGCCGCACCCGCCGAGCAGCGCCACGGCGCCGAGCGCCGCCATCGCAATCGCATTCCGCATCGCACCACGCTTCATCGACGATCCTCCCTGGACGAGGGACCGCCGGGAACGGCTCGCCGGATCCCGGCGGATCGACAACGCTTCATCCTTCAGGGGATGAATCATACCCCAAAGCGGCAGGCCGCGGCAATCGTCGGCCCCGGCGCGCCGCTACCGGCGGGCCCGGGGGACCTCGTACCAGCGCAGCGTGCCGCACCCCGGGCGGACGCGGCCCCATGTGTCAACGGCGCAGTCGATCGCGACCACGGCGCACGTCGGCAGCTCCTCCGCGAAGCGCCGCACGAGCGCCTGCGCCAGCTCCGTGACGCCGGGGTTGTGGGCGACGAGCAGCAGCGCGCGCGCCCCGTCGTCCGCCTCCTGCAGCAACTCCAGCAGGGTGTCGGCGTCGGCCAGGTACGCCCGCTTCTCGGGGCGGATATCGTCCCACGGGAAGTCCAGCTCGCGGGCGACGATCCGCGCCGTCTCGAGCGCGCGGCGCGCCGGG
This window of the bacterium genome carries:
- a CDS encoding histidine phosphatase family protein — protein: MKRLLVLRHAKAEKESGRGGDFERPLAPRGRADAAEAGRVLALRGTHPDAVLASPARRALETARIVARELDFPWDDIRPEKRAYLADADTLLELLQEADDGARALLLVAHNPGVTELAQALVRRFAEELPTCAVVAIDCAVDTWGRVRPGCGTLRWYEVPRARR